TTTTGACGGCGGCCGTGCGTTCTATACTGAGCTTGGCCATACCGATGAATCATACGCTGATCCGCAATATCTGCAACATGTTTTAGGGGGCATAAAATATGCTATTGGTGATGGTAATGCAATCGATTACAGCAAAGCTAAAACCCAGCGTACACCCGAAGCTAACCGTTTTATTAAACGTGTACTTACTGAAGGCACATTGTTTGAGCCTACGGAGATGGCCATATTGCCCAACTTCGATATTCTGGTTGCACAGCGTCGTGGCGAGCTGATGAAGTTTGATGCTGTTAAAAAAACGGTTAAACAAGTGGGCTACCTCAATGTTTATTTTAAAACGAAAGTGCCTAACGTAAACAGCGAAGAGGGTTTGCTGGGTATAGCCGCCGACCCTAATTATGCTAACAATCATTACATCTATATGTACTACAGCCCGGCAGGCGATGAGTCGATAGACCGTTTATCGCGCTTTGTTTTTAAGGGCGATACATTGGACAACGGCTCGGAGAAAGTAATACTGGAAGTTAAAACGCAGCGGGAAATCTGCTGCCATACCGGTGGTTCTATCGCCTTTGGCAAGGATGACAACCTGTATGTATCAGCCGGCGATAACTCCACTCCTTTTGACGAGCCCGGTCAGAAATATCCTACCCATAGCTTCGGGCCGATGGATGACCGCCCGGGCCATGAGCAGTATGATGCGCGCCGCTCGGCAGGTAACACCAATGACCTGCGGGGAAAAATACTTCGTATAAAAGTTAATGCCGATGGCAGTTATGATATTCCGGAAGGCAACCTGTTCCCTAAAGGTACCGCCAAAACCCGCCCGGAGATTTACGTAATGGGTAACCGTAACCCGTACCGCATATCCATCGATAAAAAAACAGGCTACCTGTACTGGGGTGAAGTCGGCCCCGATGCCAATGTGGACAGCATAGGCACCCGTGGTCCGCGCGGTTACGATGAGGTGAACCAGGCCCGTAAAGCAGGCAACTTTGGCTGGCCTTTTTTTGTAGGTAATAATTACGCTTACAATATTCACAATTACAACACTAACGAGAACGGTGCACCGGCTGATCCGGCGAAACCGATAAACAACTCACGCAACAATACAGGTTTAAACGAGTTACCGCCTGCGCAACCGGCCTATATCTGGTACCCTTACGCGCAATCGCCGGAGTTTCCGGAACTGGGCAGCGGTGGCCGCACGGCCATGACCGGCCCTGTTTATCACAGCTCAGATTATCTGCCTACTACCCGCTATCCTTCTTATTATGATGGCAAGCTGATTATCTATGATTTTGTGCGCGGATGGATCAAGGCCGTATCGCAAACAGCTGCAGGTGATGTGGACAAGATAGAGCCTTTTGTTGACGGTATGAAGTTTAACTCCATGATAGACATGGAAGCCGGACCTGACGGACGCATCTACGTGTTAGAATACGGTAACGGCTGGTTCAACAAAAACCCCGACGCGGCGATATCCCGCATTGATTACCTGGCAGGAAACCGTCCGCCGGAAATCGCTTCATTAAAGGTTGACAAAACCAGCGGAAGTACACCCTTAGCCATATCGGCAACGGTAAAAGCTACCGATCCTGAAAAGGATGCGCTTACCTACGTTTGGCACATTGGCACAATAAAAAAGACAACCAAAGTACCTGTATTAAAACATATAGTAGCCAAAGCAGGTGAGTATGATATAAGTGTTGATGTTATAGACTCCAAAAAGGCATCAACCACCAGCAATACCATAACGGTGTATGCCGGTAACGTGCAGCCAACCGTCGCTGTAAATGTAAGTGGCAACCGCAGCTTTTACTTCCCGGGCAAACCGATTAACTATAAAGTGAGCGTTAAAGATAAGGACGCGCCGGTAAACCTGGCTAACCTTTATGTTACCGCCAACATGATTAAAGGGCGTGATATGGCCGGTGCCAACCTTGGCCACCAGGTGGTACAGGCTACTACTATGGGCAAAAACATTATGCTAACTTTAGATTGTAAGGCCTGCCATAAAGAGAATGAGGCTTCGATCGGTCCGTCATTTGTGAAGGTTGCACAGAAGTATAAGAACTCAAGAAATGCCAATACGCACCTGGTAAGCAAAATTATTAAAGGCGGTGCCGGTGTTTGGGGCGAGGTTGCTATGCCAGCGCACCCATCACTAAAAGAGGATGATACCAAGCTGATTGTCGGCTGGATACGTTCGCTGGCGGACGACAACAAGCCTAAATCGTTACCGGCCAACGGCAGCGTAACACCAAGTGCGCAGAACGCGCAAAAGCCCGATATGCTTTATACCATACAGGCTAATTATACTGATGCGGGTGCCAATGGCGTAAGGCCGCTATCAGGCTCGGGCACTGCGGCACTGCGTAGCAGCGTGATTAACGCGGACGATTTTACCGCCGTTAACGGTTTTACAAACAAAGAGACTGATGGTACAAAATACCTGGTGTTCCCGGCAACAACGGGCAGCTTTAAAGCCGGTAAGTTTGATGGCACAAGCATTAAGGCGCTTGAGTTTACCGGCGTATGTAACGGCTCAGCGGCCAGCTACACCATAACGGTTTACAACGGTAAAGGCGGCGTTAAACTGGGCAGCGGAAGCATCAGCTTTACCACAGGCAGCCAGGAAACAGTTGCCACAATTCCGTTAGCCAAAGCGGTTAGCCCTGCTTTGCGCGATTATTATATTGAAGTAAAGCAAAGCACGGCTGTTAAAAACCCGCCTTTGCTAAAATCAATACGGTTTGTTCCGTTATGAGGATGAAACCACAATTAAACAAAAACGCCTTGCCAAAAAGCAGGGCGTTTTTGTTAGCTAAAAGACGTACTCGCCCGCAGGATTGATCGTAACTGCTAACTCCTGCTGCTTTGTTAAAAACTGATCATAGCCTTTTTTGAGCTTAGCCCAGAAAGCGATGGTATTTTTATCTCCGGCATAAGGTGCTGAAAAACGATCGGCAAAAATACTGTTAAACTTATACGGGAAAATGTAAACGTGAATTTTGCGCTGCCCGCTTTGGTAGGCCTGTAGAGCGAGCAGATAGATCTCTTTAATATAATCGTCGGTTACCGGCAGGCAACCTATGGTTACGCATTTACCATGGATAAAGATATCTCCGCCGGGATCATTGCTTCCACTCCTGATCCTGTCGGCAGCATTCGGGTAGTTGAGACCTAATGACAGGTAATAAGCGCTTGCCGGATTAAACCTGTCGATATAATAAAACCCCTCCGGAACCTGCCTGTCGCCTTTGCGGCGCTTAGGCCCCAGCAACCCCGACATAGAACAAACACTGTACGTTTTAAATTTACGGTATTTTACCTCTGCCGGCGCCTTAACATAAACCGTGAGGTGCTGCTCGGTTTTAAACGCTGTTATCAGGATATTAACCTGATTAAGCGACAAGCCAAACGGTTTAAGATTTTCATTCAACTGTTTCTCTTTTTCCGTGTAAGCCTGCTTTACCCGTATGCTCCGTTTCTGGTCGCGCATAAAGGTGGCATCATCAGTAAACGAGGCTGATACTGTTAAAAGTACTACAGCGGTAATAATTAAGACAAGGCGTGTCATGATGTAGGTTTTACTTCATAACGACACAAATCACCTAAAATTATAGTTTAAACTAAATAATTAGTAGTTTGCTTATTTAACCATTCGTATAATCGGTCAACATCCTCTTTTTTAAATAGTTCAGTACCGTGGTTCATGGTGGCTGCGCTGCCGCAGGCGATACCCATGCGCACCATGTGGCCTAAATCGTAATTATTTACACAACCGTATACCATCCCGGCAACCATACTGTCACCAGCGCCTACAGTACTACGTTTTTTTACCGATGGTGCGCTCACAAACTCGGCATAATCCTTAGTTACCACGTAGGCGCCTTGCGGCCCCATTGATACCACCACTATACCACATTTATCTTTATTAACAATGATACGGGCGGCTTCTTCAATCGCGTCATTATCCTCGGCCTCTATACCGGTAAGCTTTCGCAATTCGTTTTGGTTGGGTTTAAGCAGATAGATACCTTCTTCGATGGCCTGCTCCAGCGCTTCGCCGGATGTATCAATCACCAACCGCGCATCTTCCTGATGTGCAATGCGGGCTACCTTGGCTAAAAAATCTGTACTCACGCCTTTTGGTATACTGCCGCTGGCTACAATGTAGCTGGCTTTGGCGGCCATTTGCTTTACGGCTTTTAATATCGTTTCCTCTTCGCCTTCAACCAATGCGGGGGCCGGCATGCCAAAGCGCAGTTGTTCATTAGTGGCCCTGTTTACTACAATAAAGTTCTCGCGGGTAAGGTTAAAAGTTTCTATGGGGTGCTGCTCAATCTGCTCCTTGTGCAATAGTTCCTGCAAAAGTTTCCCGCTGAGCCCGCCGGAGGTAAATACAGCCGTGGAGGTTAAACCCAGGCGCTTTAAAGCGCGTGATACGTTGATACCGCCGCCGCCCGGTTCAAATTTAGGCTCGTCGCAATTCAGCTTGTGCTCCGCGATAATTTTCTCAACTGATGTACTCTTATCTATAGTAGGGCTTAACGTTAGCGTTAAAATATGTTTCATATAACAGGGGTATGTTATCTTAAAAAATCAAGCCGCAAAGATACAAATCATCCCGCTCAATAAATGTTCAAACTGCCTTTTTAATGGTATTCTAACTTTCATCGTGTTGTAAAAACTGTACTTTTACGGCTCGCAGGAGTTGATTATGACAGTACTTACTTTTACCCTGATACTGTTGGCGGGAGCATATGCCGCCGGCTTGTTAGGCTCATTAACAGGCCTTGGCGGCGGTTTTGTGGTGATACCACTGCTTACCTTGGCGCTGGGCGTTGATATACATTATGCCATAGGCGCATCGCTGGTATCAGCTATTGCAACATCGTCGGGCTCGGCGGCTGCTTATGTAAAAGAAGGCATTACCAATATGCGCTTAGGCATCTTTTTGGAGATTGCCACAACCATTGGCGCATTTACGGGCGCGGTGCTGGCCGCATTCATCCCGGCGCATTTTATCGCTATCCTTTTTGGTACGGTGCTTATATGCTCGGCCATTATATCCCTCAAGAAAAAATCAAATGAGGTAAACCTCAAAAAAAGCTATCTGGCAGAAAAGCTACAGCTCGACGGGCATTTCCCGGAAGCAGGAGGATTTGTAGCTTACCGGGTTATTAACGTAGCAGGCGGCTTTGCCATGATGATTGTAGCCGGTATTATATCGGGTATTTTGGGCATTGGCTCGGGCGCGTTAAAGGTTGTGGCGATGGATGGCGTAATGCGGATCCCGTTCAAGGTATCAACCACTACCAGTAATTTTATGATTGGCGTAACCGCGGCAGCCAGTGCCGTAGTTTACCTGCAACGCGGTTATATTGAGCCTGGCATTTGCATGCCGGTAGTTATTGGTGTAGTACTGGGTGCTTTAAGCGGCTCAAAAATACTGGTGCGTACCGCATCCGCTGCGTGGCTTAAATATTTGTTTGCCGGCATTATTTTAATACTGGCTATACAGATGATCTATAACGGAATATTAGGAAGGGTTTAACAAATGAAGATACAAGTTATAATAGGCCAGTTGCTGCGCATAGGCGTGTTCGCATCCATTGGCATAGCATTTATCGGGGGCATTATATACCTTACCCGCCATGGGCACGAGATAGTTGATTACGCTACCTTTAAAGGTGTGCCTGATTATGTAAAGCCCGGCAATCTCTTCAGCAGCATGTTTGCCCTGCGCGGCCGGGCCATAATTCAAATCGGTATTATACTGTTGATCGCTACGCCGGTGGTGCGGCTCATATTTTCAGCCATTGGCTTCGCCGCCGAGAAGGATTACCGCTATATGTTGATCACCCTGCTGGTGCTGGGCATCATTATTTTCAGCATGCTTACCGGCAAGGCAGGCTAATAACGTGGTATATATTTTGATTGTATGATGGATAGTTATGAAACGCGTCCACGTAGAATCATCAGCCCTTGAAAGTGTTGGTTACGATGCCGAAAGCCAAGTACTCGAACTGGAATTCAGAGACAATGGCGGCGTTTGGCAATACTTCGGCTTTAAGCCATCAGCATTTAAAAAATTCGCCAAAGCTACTTCGTTAGGCCGTTACTTTGTAAAAAAGATAAAAGGCAAGTATAGCGAACAGCGCGTCCCCTAATTTTCATTACTGCTGCCCCCCATTCGTGATACTTCCTCACCCGAACCACCGGTGCGTTTACGGGCCGCTTTCAACGAGTTATTGCCAAAACGGTAGGTGAAGGTTGCAGTTACAAAGCGCGTTCCGGGTTTTTCACGGCCGCGCATGTTGAGGTTTAAGAAGCGCGTATCATAACGGTCAATCTGCGTGTTAAAAATATCGCTCATGGCTAACCTAATGGTACCCTGATCATGCAATATCGCATGGCTCATGCCCGCACTGAAATAATACTGTTCACGATAATTCTTGATACCAAAGTAAGTAGGCGTTTCGTAATTGGCGTTAACTTCGGCCTTAAACTTATCGGTAATATTGAATGATTGGTTCACCTGCGTCAGAAAGTCGTAAGCGTGTTTATTCCCCGCTCCTGCTTCCTTATAAAAATAACGGCTGTGGCTTAGCTCTATGTAATTGGTTATTTGCCACCATGGCGTAATATCAAACGGAGCCGTAATTTCAAGCCCGTATACATGCCGGTTTGCCACATTGCTTTTAGTGGTAGTGTAAACCCCGGTAGCATTGTTCTGCTCGTAAATAGTGGTATAAAAATCGTTAGTTATGCTAAAGCTTAAAGCAGCCTTGAACTTGATGAGATAGGTATCAGCCAGCTCAACCGAGCTGACATACTGCGGCTTTAAAAATGGATTACCGGTACTAAAGGCATACGGATCGATATACGCCACAAACGGATTCAGGTCCTGGTAGTTCGGTCGCCCTATCCGCCGGTTGTACGAAAGGGTGAACTGATGCTCTTCGCCAACACTCCGTATCAGCTGAATGCTCGGGAATAAATTAAAGTACGAAGTATCGGCTACACGGTTCGGGTTATACGAGGTACGGTTAGCGTGGGTTTGCTCTGCACGTAAGCCGGCAGTAACATCAGTCGACCCAATTTTGGTATGCAGGTTTATATAACCGGCCTCAATACGTTCTTTATACACAAAATGATCGGTGAGGCCGGGCACCAACTGAGCGGCGCCATTTACCTGCTCACTAAAATCAATACGGTTATCGCTGTTTACCTTGCTCACCTTTACACCGGCATCAACATTGGTGTTGGCTGAAATTACCCGTGTATAATCCACTTTTGCCGAATACACATTAATATCGGCGGGTGAATAAACCTGGTAAAAAAGCGGATCGCGTACTACGGCGCCAGCCGGGTTAAAAAAGTCGTTACGCAGATTTTCATCCGAGCGGCGGTTATAGTCGGACAGGTCGAGATCAGCCGATAACACGTGTTTGTTATCAGCACCGAACGAACCCTTATAGTTAATATTATAATTCAGGTTATAGATCGTCCTGTCGATACCGGAGCGGGTGGTGATAGTTGAATCAGGCACGCTATTGTTAGCGATATAGGTAGTGTTGCGTTTGTCGATATCAGCCGGAGTACTGTAGCCATGTACAATAAAACCCAGGTTTTGCTTTGGCGATATTGTCCAATCGGCGCCGGTATTAAACGTGTAGCTTTTTAACCGGGTGGTGCCTTTATAACGCATCCGGTATTCAGACACGTTTGGCCCAACATTGATCAGCCGGTCAACATCCCAAAATCGCGGAATCTCGTTAGCCGCGAA
This Mucilaginibacter defluvii DNA region includes the following protein-coding sequences:
- a CDS encoding sulfite exporter TauE/SafE family protein, whose protein sequence is MTVLTFTLILLAGAYAAGLLGSLTGLGGGFVVIPLLTLALGVDIHYAIGASLVSAIATSSGSAAAYVKEGITNMRLGIFLEIATTIGAFTGAVLAAFIPAHFIAILFGTVLICSAIISLKKKSNEVNLKKSYLAEKLQLDGHFPEAGGFVAYRVINVAGGFAMMIVAGIISGILGIGSGALKVVAMDGVMRIPFKVSTTTSNFMIGVTAAASAVVYLQRGYIEPGICMPVVIGVVLGALSGSKILVRTASAAWLKYLFAGIILILAIQMIYNGILGRV
- a CDS encoding ThuA domain-containing protein, which translates into the protein MKSTFYLRLSGFATLGICIVLFLCGKMAPKPRVLVFAKTAGFHHSSIPKGLAAVMKLGAENSFDVDTTTNANAFIEANLKKYAAVVFLSTTGDVLNQYQEADFERYIQAGGGFVGIHAASDTEYGWGWYGRLVGGYFKSHPAPQQAILNVVDKNHPSTKHLHDTWTRTDEWYNFKKLNPGVKVLINIDEKSYKGGENGNKHPMAWYHNFDGGRAFYTELGHTDESYADPQYLQHVLGGIKYAIGDGNAIDYSKAKTQRTPEANRFIKRVLTEGTLFEPTEMAILPNFDILVAQRRGELMKFDAVKKTVKQVGYLNVYFKTKVPNVNSEEGLLGIAADPNYANNHYIYMYYSPAGDESIDRLSRFVFKGDTLDNGSEKVILEVKTQREICCHTGGSIAFGKDDNLYVSAGDNSTPFDEPGQKYPTHSFGPMDDRPGHEQYDARRSAGNTNDLRGKILRIKVNADGSYDIPEGNLFPKGTAKTRPEIYVMGNRNPYRISIDKKTGYLYWGEVGPDANVDSIGTRGPRGYDEVNQARKAGNFGWPFFVGNNYAYNIHNYNTNENGAPADPAKPINNSRNNTGLNELPPAQPAYIWYPYAQSPEFPELGSGGRTAMTGPVYHSSDYLPTTRYPSYYDGKLIIYDFVRGWIKAVSQTAAGDVDKIEPFVDGMKFNSMIDMEAGPDGRIYVLEYGNGWFNKNPDAAISRIDYLAGNRPPEIASLKVDKTSGSTPLAISATVKATDPEKDALTYVWHIGTIKKTTKVPVLKHIVAKAGEYDISVDVIDSKKASTTSNTITVYAGNVQPTVAVNVSGNRSFYFPGKPINYKVSVKDKDAPVNLANLYVTANMIKGRDMAGANLGHQVVQATTMGKNIMLTLDCKACHKENEASIGPSFVKVAQKYKNSRNANTHLVSKIIKGGAGVWGEVAMPAHPSLKEDDTKLIVGWIRSLADDNKPKSLPANGSVTPSAQNAQKPDMLYTIQANYTDAGANGVRPLSGSGTAALRSSVINADDFTAVNGFTNKETDGTKYLVFPATTGSFKAGKFDGTSIKALEFTGVCNGSAASYTITVYNGKGGVKLGSGSISFTTGSQETVATIPLAKAVSPALRDYYIEVKQSTAVKNPPLLKSIRFVPL
- a CDS encoding KTSC domain-containing protein, whose translation is MKRVHVESSALESVGYDAESQVLELEFRDNGGVWQYFGFKPSAFKKFAKATSLGRYFVKKIKGKYSEQRVP
- a CDS encoding 1-phosphofructokinase family hexose kinase; its protein translation is MKHILTLTLSPTIDKSTSVEKIIAEHKLNCDEPKFEPGGGGINVSRALKRLGLTSTAVFTSGGLSGKLLQELLHKEQIEQHPIETFNLTRENFIVVNRATNEQLRFGMPAPALVEGEEETILKAVKQMAAKASYIVASGSIPKGVSTDFLAKVARIAHQEDARLVIDTSGEALEQAIEEGIYLLKPNQNELRKLTGIEAEDNDAIEEAARIIVNKDKCGIVVVSMGPQGAYVVTKDYAEFVSAPSVKKRSTVGAGDSMVAGMVYGCVNNYDLGHMVRMGIACGSAATMNHGTELFKKEDVDRLYEWLNKQTTNYLV
- a CDS encoding DUF1634 domain-containing protein, which encodes MKIQVIIGQLLRIGVFASIGIAFIGGIIYLTRHGHEIVDYATFKGVPDYVKPGNLFSSMFALRGRAIIQIGIILLIATPVVRLIFSAIGFAAEKDYRYMLITLLVLGIIIFSMLTGKAG
- a CDS encoding outer membrane beta-barrel family protein, with the translated sequence MNKLTRALLLIVWSFAYVESRAQTDTKAIEGKVLTEAMRPADAATVKLLNHPDSALIASTISDQNGFFEFRNIKPGKYFIAISKVGYNRFFTVQYVIGENTGNIKTPDVKLVPLNYQLKEVKVTAKKDFVEVRPDKTVINVEKSIVSAGNNMLDVLRNAPGVKVSGEDVLFKGGQKALIAINGKVTQLTGEQLAELLKSYQSSMVNSVELIANPSAKYDAAGGGLINIVLKKNRDLGWRISVSQSAAAGENYKFNSAVNLNYRSKKVNLFGSYVFAANEIPRFWDVDRLINVGPNVSEYRMRYKGTTRLKSYTFNTGADWTISPKQNLGFIVHGYSTPADIDKRNTTYIANNSVPDSTITTRSGIDRTIYNLNYNINYKGSFGADNKHVLSADLDLSDYNRRSDENLRNDFFNPAGAVVRDPLFYQVYSPADINVYSAKVDYTRVISANTNVDAGVKVSKVNSDNRIDFSEQVNGAAQLVPGLTDHFVYKERIEAGYINLHTKIGSTDVTAGLRAEQTHANRTSYNPNRVADTSYFNLFPSIQLIRSVGEEHQFTLSYNRRIGRPNYQDLNPFVAYIDPYAFSTGNPFLKPQYVSSVELADTYLIKFKAALSFSITNDFYTTIYEQNNATGVYTTTKSNVANRHVYGLEITAPFDITPWWQITNYIELSHSRYFYKEAGAGNKHAYDFLTQVNQSFNITDKFKAEVNANYETPTYFGIKNYREQYYFSAGMSHAILHDQGTIRLAMSDIFNTQIDRYDTRFLNLNMRGREKPGTRFVTATFTYRFGNNSLKAARKRTGGSGEEVSRMGGSSNEN
- a CDS encoding L,D-transpeptidase family protein, which encodes MTRLVLIITAVVLLTVSASFTDDATFMRDQKRSIRVKQAYTEKEKQLNENLKPFGLSLNQVNILITAFKTEQHLTVYVKAPAEVKYRKFKTYSVCSMSGLLGPKRRKGDRQVPEGFYYIDRFNPASAYYLSLGLNYPNAADRIRSGSNDPGGDIFIHGKCVTIGCLPVTDDYIKEIYLLALQAYQSGQRKIHVYIFPYKFNSIFADRFSAPYAGDKNTIAFWAKLKKGYDQFLTKQQELAVTINPAGEYVF